The Sinomicrobium kalidii genome contains a region encoding:
- a CDS encoding glycoside hydrolase family 43 protein, giving the protein MKKYSLIKTGTVILTGLLTVSCGQGNKKKQDEQKTATVQEQKQETETKFLNPPLVEDIYTADPSAHVFDDKIYIYPSHDVDAGTEEDDFGGHFDMRDYHVFSMDSMGGEVTDHGVALSVEDVPWAEKQMWAPDAAYKDGRYYLYFPAKDKEGIFRIGVAVSDSPEGPFKAEKDPIKGSLSIDPAVFKNDDGKYYMYLGGIWGGQLQNWRTGKYNNTAKTPYDNEPADDEPAISPRVARLSDDMLQFDEELKKIKIVDGEGNPIPAGDHKRRFFEAAWMHKYNGKYYFSYSTGDTHFIAYAIGDSPYGPFVYQGNILNPVQGWTNHHSIVEVDGEWYLFYHDTQLSGQTHLRNIKVTKLEHREDGTIAPISTIKE; this is encoded by the coding sequence ATGAAAAAATACAGTTTAATAAAAACAGGTACTGTAATCCTTACAGGCCTGTTAACCGTTTCCTGTGGACAGGGAAACAAAAAGAAACAGGACGAACAAAAAACCGCAACGGTACAGGAGCAAAAACAGGAAACGGAAACAAAATTCCTGAACCCGCCGCTGGTAGAGGATATTTATACGGCCGACCCTTCGGCACATGTTTTTGATGATAAAATATATATTTATCCGTCCCACGACGTTGATGCCGGGACCGAAGAAGACGATTTCGGCGGGCATTTCGATATGCGCGACTATCACGTGTTTTCCATGGATTCCATGGGCGGCGAAGTCACCGATCACGGTGTTGCCCTCAGTGTGGAAGACGTTCCCTGGGCCGAAAAACAAATGTGGGCACCGGATGCGGCGTATAAAGATGGCAGGTATTACCTTTATTTTCCCGCCAAAGACAAGGAAGGGATCTTCCGTATAGGCGTGGCTGTTTCCGATTCGCCCGAAGGACCGTTCAAGGCGGAGAAGGACCCCATAAAAGGAAGCCTGAGTATAGACCCGGCCGTGTTTAAGAACGATGACGGGAAGTACTACATGTACCTGGGGGGAATTTGGGGCGGACAACTCCAGAACTGGCGTACCGGGAAATACAACAATACGGCAAAAACCCCGTATGACAACGAACCGGCTGATGACGAACCCGCGATAAGTCCGAGGGTAGCGCGTTTAAGCGATGACATGCTGCAGTTTGATGAAGAACTGAAGAAAATAAAGATCGTAGACGGTGAGGGGAATCCCATTCCGGCGGGAGATCACAAGAGACGGTTTTTTGAAGCCGCCTGGATGCACAAGTACAACGGTAAATATTACTTTTCATATTCTACCGGGGATACCCATTTTATTGCCTATGCCATTGGCGATAGTCCCTACGGGCCCTTTGTATACCAGGGGAACATATTGAACCCCGTTCAGGGATGGACCAATCACCATTCCATTGTGGAAGTGGATGGAGAGTGGTACCTGTTTTACCACGATACCCAGTTGTCCGGACAAACGCATCTGCGGAATATAAAAGTAACAAAACTGGAACACCGAGAAGACGGTACCATAGCCCCCATAAGTACCATTAAAGAATAG
- the uxuA gene encoding mannonate dehydratase — protein MQQTMRWYGPHDGVSLEEIKQAGVSGIVTALHEIPVGDVWTVAAIKERQTVIHRLGLEWTVIESLPVHEDIKRKNGNYEVYIENYKKSLENIAACGLKVITYNFMPVLDWVRTNTLFVNPDGTKTLRFEKDAFVYFDLFLLERPGAENDYSAEEKEKAKAYGRQLSEEEKQALFRTVLLGLPGSKENFTTQKVLDLLKQYEGIDDTKLRENLYYFLNEVAPVAEELGLKLAIHPDDPPFSVLGLPRIVCSEEDISAILKAVPVNANGLCYCTGSLGANPDNDLVNILEKHGDRVHFLHLRSVAKERKGVFKEAEHLGGDAPMETIVFRILQLMNKRNTALPMRPDHGALFTLEEGREHYSGYSLIGRLKGLAEIRGLEQGLVYAMNNEV, from the coding sequence ATGCAGCAAACCATGCGATGGTACGGACCGCATGACGGTGTAAGCCTCGAAGAAATCAAGCAGGCAGGAGTGAGCGGTATCGTCACCGCATTGCATGAAATTCCCGTAGGGGATGTCTGGACCGTTGCTGCCATAAAGGAACGACAGACCGTCATACACAGACTCGGACTGGAATGGACCGTAATCGAAAGCCTTCCGGTACACGAAGATATCAAACGGAAAAACGGCAATTACGAAGTTTATATAGAAAATTACAAAAAAAGCCTGGAAAATATCGCCGCCTGCGGACTCAAGGTTATCACCTATAACTTTATGCCCGTACTGGACTGGGTCCGGACCAACACGCTATTCGTCAATCCGGACGGCACCAAAACGCTGCGGTTCGAAAAGGATGCCTTTGTGTATTTCGATCTCTTTCTGCTCGAGAGGCCCGGTGCGGAAAACGATTATTCCGCAGAAGAAAAGGAAAAAGCCAAAGCCTATGGAAGGCAACTTTCAGAGGAAGAAAAACAGGCCCTCTTCCGTACGGTACTCCTGGGATTGCCGGGCAGTAAAGAAAATTTCACTACGCAAAAAGTCCTTGACCTCTTGAAACAGTATGAGGGGATAGACGACACCAAACTCCGGGAAAACCTTTATTATTTCCTGAATGAAGTAGCCCCCGTAGCGGAAGAACTGGGACTCAAACTCGCCATTCACCCGGACGATCCGCCATTTTCCGTACTCGGGCTGCCACGTATTGTCTGTTCGGAAGAAGATATCAGTGCCATTCTAAAGGCCGTTCCCGTCAATGCTAACGGGTTGTGTTACTGCACAGGTTCTTTAGGCGCCAATCCGGACAACGATCTGGTAAACATCCTCGAAAAGCACGGGGACCGTGTACATTTTCTTCATCTCCGCAGTGTAGCCAAAGAACGAAAAGGCGTTTTTAAAGAAGCAGAACATCTGGGAGGTGATGCACCGATGGAAACCATTGTTTTCAGGATACTTCAATTGATGAACAAAAGAAATACCGCCCTCCCCATGCGACCGGACCACGGGGCGCTTTTCACCCTGGAAGAAGGAAGGGAACACTACTCCGGATATTCCCTGATAGGCCGTCTGAAGGGACTGGCAGAAATCCGCGGACTCGAACAGGGACTCGTATATGCGATGAATAACGAAGTATAG
- a CDS encoding SDR family NAD(P)-dependent oxidoreductase — protein MTKTAVVTGANSGLGYATAKKLCDNGIKTYIVGRNPEKTENACKEIGDLAIPVIFDLNNLEGIPGFIENIAKESPIDILVNNAGINMKKEFTEVTDEEFQSIIHTNVFSVFAVSREVVKVMKGHGGGSIINISSMTSQYGIPKVIAYSASKSAIEGMTRAMAVELAQYGIRVNCVAPGFIKTKMSSKALDNDPERKNKVLGRTPMGKLGEPSDIADAVFYYATSESKFTTGTILPVDGGNSIGF, from the coding sequence ATGACTAAAACGGCAGTTGTTACCGGAGCAAACTCGGGCCTGGGCTATGCCACGGCAAAAAAACTATGTGATAACGGTATTAAAACCTATATCGTTGGAAGAAACCCGGAAAAAACGGAGAATGCCTGTAAAGAGATCGGGGATCTGGCCATTCCCGTGATCTTCGACCTCAACAACCTGGAAGGTATCCCCGGATTTATTGAGAATATTGCCAAAGAATCGCCCATCGACATATTGGTAAACAATGCAGGAATTAACATGAAAAAGGAATTTACGGAGGTAACCGACGAGGAGTTCCAATCCATTATCCATACCAATGTATTCAGCGTTTTCGCCGTGAGCCGGGAAGTCGTAAAAGTAATGAAGGGGCATGGTGGCGGAAGCATTATCAACATCAGCTCCATGACTTCACAATACGGTATTCCGAAAGTAATTGCCTATTCTGCCAGTAAAAGCGCCATAGAAGGCATGACCCGCGCCATGGCCGTGGAACTTGCCCAGTATGGTATCCGGGTAAACTGTGTGGCGCCCGGCTTTATAAAAACCAAAATGTCCTCCAAAGCACTGGATAACGATCCGGAACGGAAAAACAAGGTGCTGGGCCGGACACCGATGGGCAAACTCGGAGAGCCTTCAGACATTGCCGACGCAGTTTTTTATTATGCCACTTCGGAATCCAAATTTACCACAGGGACTATACTTCCGGTTGACGGGGGGAACAGTATAGGGTTTTAA
- a CDS encoding LacI family DNA-binding transcriptional regulator yields MKAKKEITIYDIAKKLKYSPSTISRALNDHESISKKTIGAIKKAAKEMGYHPNSLAASLRNNRSKTIGIMISRINRPFISSLISGIEEYARKSGYNVIISQSNDKYENEVVNAQTQYNSRISGLIVSLSMETRKLDHLQQFMDQGIPIVFVDRVPDELDVHKVIIDNYAAGYKATQHLIEQGCKRIAHFAGAQHRNVYRERKKGYMDAMKDHNIPLDDKLIIGFKTLSFEEGEKVTRKLLDLPEPPDGIFSANDTAAVSAILHAKKRGVKIPEELAIIGFNNDPIASIVEPGLSTITHPAIKMGELSAQRILQHAKEDYDSTITEITVLPTELLIRDSSDRKKI; encoded by the coding sequence ATGAAAGCAAAAAAGGAAATTACCATATACGATATTGCAAAAAAGCTCAAGTATTCCCCTTCCACAATATCACGGGCCCTGAACGATCACGAAAGCATCAGCAAAAAGACGATCGGGGCCATCAAGAAGGCAGCCAAGGAAATGGGTTATCACCCGAACTCCCTGGCCGCAAGCCTGCGAAACAACAGGAGTAAGACCATAGGAATTATGATATCGCGTATCAACAGGCCATTCATTTCTTCGCTGATAAGCGGCATCGAGGAATACGCCAGAAAATCGGGCTACAATGTGATCATAAGCCAGTCTAACGACAAGTATGAGAACGAGGTTGTCAATGCGCAAACGCAATACAACAGCAGGATCAGTGGCCTAATCGTATCTCTCTCCATGGAAACCCGCAAGCTGGACCACCTGCAGCAGTTTATGGACCAGGGGATTCCCATCGTGTTCGTAGACCGGGTTCCGGACGAACTGGATGTGCACAAGGTTATTATCGACAACTATGCTGCAGGCTACAAGGCCACGCAGCACCTAATCGAACAAGGGTGCAAACGTATAGCCCACTTTGCCGGGGCGCAGCACCGGAATGTATACCGGGAACGTAAAAAGGGGTATATGGATGCCATGAAAGATCATAACATTCCCTTGGACGACAAACTCATTATCGGCTTCAAGACCCTGAGCTTCGAAGAAGGAGAAAAGGTTACACGCAAACTGCTGGACCTTCCCGAACCGCCGGACGGTATATTTTCTGCTAACGATACCGCCGCCGTGAGTGCCATTCTTCACGCTAAAAAAAGAGGAGTGAAAATCCCGGAAGAACTGGCTATTATCGGTTTTAATAACGACCCTATTGCGTCTATCGTGGAACCGGGGCTGTCTACTATCACGCATCCCGCCATAAAAATGGGGGAACTATCTGCACAACGTATCCTGCAACATGCCAAAGAAGATTACGACAGTACGATCACGGAGATCACAGTCCTCCCGACGGAACTGCTCATAAGGGATTCTTCGGACCGGAAAAAAATATAA
- a CDS encoding xylulokinase, giving the protein MYWIGYDVGSSSVKASLVRAGSGKVVGVTQQPDKEMPITSLEPGWGEQDPEMWWDNLCKATAKLIQQTKTDPKNIKGIGISYQMHGLVIVDKEHNVLRDSIIWCDSRAVDTGNTLMRQVGEGKCLEHLLNGPGNFTLSKLKWVRDNEPEVYKKGYKFLLPGDYIALKLTGKCTTTPSGLSEGIVWDFKEDTPALWLLEEAGIDKALLPDIVPTFSEQGELTEEASEELGLKKGTPLLYRAGDQPNNALSLNVFNPGEIAATGGTSGVVYAVSNSTQTAEGTRINNFAHVNHSPGAPRIGKLLNINGAGILYRWMKEQVAGGTLSYNEMNEMAATVPVGAEGLRILPFGNGAERMLGNINMGAGISNLNFNIHRKEHLYRAALEGIAFSFVYGIGILENDGVELTTIKAGGDNLFRSELFSRTIATLTGREIAIVDTTGAVGAARAAGYSHGDFKTFGDAFSGDEYITTYTPLKEKEAYGEAYASWKTELMKAQE; this is encoded by the coding sequence ATGTACTGGATAGGATATGATGTGGGAAGTTCTTCCGTAAAGGCTTCCCTCGTCAGGGCGGGGAGTGGAAAAGTAGTGGGGGTGACCCAACAACCCGATAAGGAAATGCCCATAACCTCCCTGGAACCCGGCTGGGGAGAACAAGATCCGGAGATGTGGTGGGACAATTTGTGCAAAGCCACTGCAAAATTGATACAACAAACCAAAACGGATCCGAAAAATATTAAAGGAATAGGCATATCTTACCAGATGCACGGCCTGGTGATTGTGGATAAAGAACACAATGTACTCCGGGACTCCATAATATGGTGCGACAGCCGGGCGGTAGATACGGGTAACACACTGATGCGACAGGTCGGGGAAGGTAAATGCCTGGAGCACTTGCTCAACGGTCCCGGAAATTTTACCCTGTCCAAGTTAAAATGGGTCAGGGACAATGAACCGGAAGTCTATAAAAAAGGCTATAAATTCCTGCTTCCCGGAGACTATATCGCATTAAAACTTACAGGAAAATGCACAACAACACCTTCCGGGTTATCGGAAGGCATCGTATGGGATTTTAAAGAGGATACCCCCGCGTTATGGCTGCTGGAAGAAGCGGGAATAGATAAGGCGCTGCTGCCCGATATCGTACCCACCTTTTCCGAACAGGGAGAACTTACCGAAGAGGCCTCGGAGGAACTCGGCCTGAAAAAGGGAACTCCCCTGCTCTACAGGGCAGGAGATCAACCTAACAATGCGTTGTCCCTTAATGTGTTCAACCCCGGGGAAATTGCCGCTACCGGCGGAACTTCCGGTGTGGTATATGCGGTGAGCAATTCCACACAAACTGCCGAGGGGACCCGGATCAATAATTTTGCCCATGTCAATCACAGTCCCGGAGCCCCGAGAATAGGCAAACTGCTGAATATTAACGGTGCGGGGATACTGTATCGCTGGATGAAAGAACAGGTGGCCGGAGGAACACTCTCCTATAACGAAATGAATGAGATGGCAGCAACAGTCCCGGTAGGTGCCGAGGGGTTACGTATATTACCTTTTGGCAATGGTGCCGAAAGGATGCTGGGAAATATAAACATGGGGGCGGGGATATCAAACCTCAATTTCAACATACACCGGAAAGAACACCTCTATCGCGCTGCCCTGGAAGGTATAGCCTTTTCTTTTGTATACGGAATCGGCATCCTTGAAAATGACGGGGTGGAACTCACAACCATCAAGGCCGGGGGCGACAACCTGTTCCGGTCTGAACTTTTTTCCCGTACCATAGCAACATTAACAGGCCGGGAGATCGCTATTGTCGATACTACCGGGGCTGTAGGTGCGGCAAGGGCGGCCGGATATAGCCATGGTGATTTTAAGACGTTTGGCGATGCCTTTTCCGGGGATGAATACATCACCACCTATACACCGCTTAAAGAAAAAGAAGCTTACGGGGAAGCCTATGCATCATGGAAAACGGAACTTATGAAAGCGCAGGAATGA
- the xylA gene encoding xylose isomerase, protein MITLGEKEYFKGVGKIKFEGPSSRNPLAFKYYDENKLVGGKTMKEHFKFAVAYWHTFTGTGGDPFGIPTKKFPWMSSADARQQAKDKMDAAFEFITKLGTPYYCFHDFDLIDEGNTLAESEKRLQFISDYALEKQKESGVKLLWGTANCFSHPKYMNGAVTNPDFNILAQAGAQVKNALDVTIKLGGENYVFWGGREGYMSLLNTDMKREQEHFATFLHMAKDYARKQGFRGTFFIEPKPMEPTKHQYDFDAATVLGFLTKYDLLDDFKLNVEVNHATLAQHTFEHELQVAADNNLLGSIDANRGDYQNGWDTDQFPVDVFELAQAMLVILQAGGFQGGGVNFDAKTRRNSTDLEDIFYAHIGGMDAFARALVAAHHILEDSDYLALRKERYGSFDSGEGKAFAEGKSTFEDLYKYAEAHQDIELKSGRQEYFENLINQYI, encoded by the coding sequence ATGATAACACTCGGAGAGAAAGAATATTTTAAAGGAGTAGGAAAAATAAAGTTTGAAGGTCCTTCTTCCAGAAATCCGCTCGCATTCAAATATTATGACGAGAACAAACTGGTAGGGGGCAAGACCATGAAAGAACACTTTAAGTTTGCCGTGGCCTACTGGCATACCTTTACAGGTACCGGGGGAGACCCTTTCGGGATACCTACCAAAAAATTCCCGTGGATGAGCAGTGCGGATGCAAGGCAACAGGCCAAAGACAAAATGGATGCCGCCTTTGAATTTATAACAAAGCTGGGAACACCTTATTACTGTTTCCACGATTTTGACCTGATCGATGAGGGAAACACGCTTGCCGAATCCGAAAAGCGGTTACAATTCATATCGGACTATGCACTGGAAAAACAGAAAGAATCGGGCGTAAAACTGCTGTGGGGAACGGCCAACTGCTTCAGTCACCCGAAATACATGAACGGTGCCGTTACCAATCCCGATTTTAACATCCTTGCCCAGGCGGGTGCGCAGGTAAAGAATGCACTGGATGTTACCATAAAGCTCGGAGGTGAAAATTACGTGTTCTGGGGAGGAAGAGAAGGTTATATGTCCCTGCTCAATACCGATATGAAACGCGAACAGGAACACTTTGCCACCTTCCTGCACATGGCAAAAGATTATGCGAGAAAACAGGGGTTCAGGGGCACTTTCTTTATAGAGCCGAAACCCATGGAGCCCACCAAACATCAATACGATTTTGATGCGGCAACCGTATTGGGCTTTCTCACCAAATACGATCTTCTGGACGATTTTAAACTGAATGTAGAGGTTAACCACGCCACCTTGGCACAGCATACTTTTGAACACGAATTACAGGTGGCGGCCGACAACAACCTGCTGGGCAGTATTGATGCCAATCGCGGAGACTACCAGAACGGCTGGGATACCGACCAGTTCCCGGTAGACGTATTTGAACTGGCCCAGGCCATGCTGGTGATTTTGCAAGCCGGAGGATTCCAGGGCGGAGGTGTTAACTTCGATGCCAAGACCAGGCGGAATTCCACCGACCTCGAAGATATTTTTTATGCTCATATCGGTGGTATGGATGCATTTGCCCGGGCACTTGTAGCAGCACATCATATTCTGGAAGATTCCGACTATCTGGCGTTGCGGAAGGAACGGTACGGTTCTTTCGATTCCGGGGAAGGAAAGGCTTTTGCCGAGGGAAAATCCACTTTTGAAGACCTGTACAAATATGCCGAAGCGCATCAGGACATAGAATTAAAGAGTGGAAGACAGGAATATTTTGAGAATCTCATCAATCAATATATTTAA
- a CDS encoding sodium:solute symporter codes for MEQLDWIVIGLYFVLLLGIAAWVMSKKQKDTQDYFLAGRNIGWFIVGASIFASNIGSEHLVGLAGAGADSGMPLAHYELHAWIVLLLGWVFLPFYARSGVFTMPEFLERRYSPKARWFLSILSLVGYILTKVSVSIYAGGIVFQSLLGIDFWTGAILTLVITGIYTVVGGMSAVVYTEALQTFILIGGALAVTFIGLNHEAIGGWSGLREIVGNEHFNMWRPASDPRYPWTGMVFGGAIVGIWYWCTDQYIVQRVLTAKNVKEGRRGAIWGGFLKILPVFLFLVPGMVAFALSKQGVLHYNDANEVLPTMVKTLLPSGIRGLVAAGLLAALMSSLASVFNSCSTLFTIDIYKKIRPGESEKRLLRIGKIATAVIVVLGFAWIPVMKNAPGTLYDYLQSVQSYIAPPITAVFLLGILSKRINARGALTTLYVGFGIGLFRLILDTIVTFNPGHEFTGILGDIIAIPFSHFAIVIFVISLCILVGVSLSSAKPSAKQVEGLALGTLTEEQKADVKNSYSWVDIVSSGLIVVIITAIMLYFTG; via the coding sequence ATGGAACAACTGGACTGGATTGTCATAGGACTGTACTTCGTCCTTCTCCTGGGCATTGCTGCCTGGGTTATGAGCAAAAAACAAAAAGATACCCAGGATTACTTCCTCGCGGGAAGGAATATAGGATGGTTTATTGTAGGGGCGTCTATTTTTGCGTCGAATATAGGTTCGGAACACCTCGTAGGCTTGGCCGGGGCAGGTGCCGATAGCGGAATGCCACTGGCACATTACGAACTCCACGCCTGGATCGTATTGCTTCTGGGCTGGGTATTCCTTCCGTTCTATGCCAGGAGCGGGGTGTTCACCATGCCCGAATTCCTGGAACGGAGGTATAGCCCCAAGGCGCGGTGGTTCCTGTCCATTCTTTCCCTGGTAGGATATATCCTCACCAAGGTTTCGGTTTCCATTTATGCAGGCGGGATCGTATTTCAGTCCTTACTGGGTATTGACTTCTGGACCGGGGCAATCCTGACCCTGGTCATTACAGGTATTTATACCGTAGTAGGAGGGATGAGTGCGGTGGTGTACACAGAAGCACTGCAAACCTTTATTCTGATAGGTGGCGCACTGGCCGTTACCTTCATCGGGCTCAATCACGAAGCTATTGGCGGATGGTCCGGCCTTAGAGAAATTGTAGGCAACGAACACTTCAATATGTGGCGCCCGGCAAGTGACCCCAGGTATCCCTGGACGGGGATGGTATTCGGCGGAGCTATTGTTGGAATATGGTATTGGTGTACCGATCAGTATATCGTGCAGCGCGTATTGACCGCCAAAAATGTAAAGGAAGGCCGGAGAGGAGCTATCTGGGGAGGTTTCTTAAAAATACTTCCCGTTTTTCTCTTTCTGGTTCCAGGTATGGTGGCCTTTGCCCTGAGCAAACAAGGGGTGCTGCACTATAACGATGCCAATGAAGTGCTGCCCACAATGGTCAAGACCCTGCTCCCGTCCGGGATAAGGGGATTGGTGGCGGCAGGGCTTCTGGCTGCATTGATGAGTTCGCTGGCATCGGTATTCAATTCGTGTTCTACCCTGTTTACCATTGATATTTACAAAAAGATAAGGCCGGGCGAAAGTGAAAAGAGACTGCTGCGTATAGGAAAAATAGCAACTGCGGTGATCGTGGTACTGGGCTTTGCGTGGATACCTGTCATGAAAAACGCGCCCGGTACGCTGTATGATTACCTGCAATCCGTACAGTCCTACATAGCGCCGCCCATCACGGCTGTGTTCCTCCTCGGGATACTTTCCAAAAGGATCAATGCCAGGGGAGCCCTGACCACATTGTATGTCGGATTCGGCATCGGACTTTTCCGGTTGATACTGGATACCATTGTTACGTTTAATCCCGGTCATGAATTTACGGGAATACTGGGCGATATCATTGCCATACCGTTCTCCCACTTTGCCATTGTCATATTTGTGATCTCCCTTTGTATACTTGTAGGCGTAAGCCTTTCTTCGGCCAAACCCTCGGCCAAACAGGTGGAGGGACTGGCATTGGGTACTTTGACAGAAGAACAAAAAGCCGATGTTAAAAACAGTTATTCCTGGGTGGATATTGTTTCTTCAGGGCTGATAGTAGTGATCATCACGGCGATTATGCTGTATTTTACAGGGTGA
- a CDS encoding peptidylprolyl isomerase, with product MLRYTLSLFTIILLIFLTGCQQKPKKSGEDSKPAADQQAVKADSAETKEQDSTARKDTIPENVKVEDTIVLNDDNAIPFFYEYNKKHKENKVKISTKYGDIIIELYRETPYHRSNFIYLTKKGYFNGTYFHRVVKDFIIQGGNSDSRITSGKRSEIGRYLLPPDTKKGFKHHRGVVSMPSSDDVDNPHKLASPFEFFIVVQSPGAYHLDGNYTAFGRVIQGMDVVDKISNLSTDKREWPHESVRMQVEIVE from the coding sequence ATGTTACGTTACACACTGAGTCTTTTTACAATAATACTACTTATATTTTTAACAGGATGTCAACAAAAACCTAAAAAATCCGGCGAAGACAGCAAACCGGCCGCCGATCAGCAAGCCGTAAAAGCCGATTCTGCTGAAACAAAAGAACAGGACAGTACAGCCCGGAAGGATACGATTCCCGAAAATGTCAAAGTGGAAGATACCATTGTCCTCAATGACGACAATGCCATTCCCTTCTTTTACGAATACAACAAAAAACACAAGGAAAACAAGGTAAAAATATCCACCAAGTACGGCGATATTATCATAGAACTTTACCGGGAAACGCCCTATCACCGTTCCAATTTCATCTACCTTACCAAAAAGGGATATTTTAACGGTACATATTTTCACCGGGTGGTTAAAGATTTCATTATCCAGGGCGGCAATTCAGACAGTCGGATAACCTCCGGAAAACGCAGTGAGATAGGACGCTACCTTCTCCCTCCCGATACCAAAAAAGGATTTAAACACCACAGGGGAGTGGTTTCCATGCCCAGCAGCGACGATGTGGATAACCCGCATAAACTGGCCTCCCCTTTCGAGTTTTTTATTGTAGTGCAAAGTCCGGGAGCCTATCATCTGGACGGTAATTATACCGCATTTGGCCGGGTCATCCAGGGTATGGACGTTGTAGACAAGATCAGCAACCTGTCTACGGACAAACGTGAATGGCCCCACGAAAGCGTGAGGATGCAGGTAGAGATCGTAGAATAA
- a CDS encoding NUDIX hydrolase — MASIPVKELREIDVAGRNPRKAGVMALFYPDRDDITKIVLLLRKEYKGVHSNQVGFPGGKREKEDKDIRATALRETMEEVGVASGKIEVIRAMTTLYIPPSNFLVHPFLGVMKEPPVFFPQEEEVEEVIEVPLGDVLDDSLVSRKTITTSYAVNVNVPVFNLKGYVVWGATAAMLSEVRDLVGSALR, encoded by the coding sequence ATGGCTTCCATACCTGTAAAGGAGTTGCGTGAGATCGATGTAGCCGGACGAAACCCGAGAAAGGCAGGGGTTATGGCACTTTTCTATCCCGACAGGGACGATATCACAAAAATTGTTCTCCTGCTCAGGAAGGAATATAAAGGTGTCCATTCCAACCAGGTGGGATTTCCCGGAGGGAAAAGGGAAAAAGAAGACAAAGACATCCGGGCCACAGCCCTGAGAGAAACGATGGAAGAAGTGGGGGTGGCTTCCGGGAAAATAGAAGTCATACGGGCCATGACCACACTCTACATACCGCCCAGTAACTTCCTGGTACACCCTTTTCTGGGAGTTATGAAAGAACCTCCAGTCTTTTTTCCGCAGGAGGAAGAAGTGGAAGAAGTCATAGAAGTTCCCCTCGGTGATGTTCTGGATGACAGCCTGGTGTCCCGTAAAACCATTACGACTTCATATGCGGTAAATGTGAATGTCCCGGTTTTCAATCTGAAAGGGTACGTGGTCTGGGGAGCAACCGCAGCCATGCTGAGTGAAGTGAGGGACCTGGTCGGATCGGCTTTGCGCTGA
- a CDS encoding lysophospholipid acyltransferase family protein translates to MGLFKKNPFGHILFLKKWLIRVFGVLTHRRYRGFNELQIEGSEIIKELPDTGVLFVSNHQTYFADVVAMFHVFNASLTHRVDSIKNVSYIWNPKLNIYYVAAKETMKAGLLARIMAYAGAITVERTWREKGKEIQREVNLSDTENIGRALEDGWVITFPQGTTKPWKPIRKGTAHIIKQYKPIVIPVVIDGFRRSFDKKGIWIKKKGILQSMVIKEPLEIDYENDSVETIVEQLEYAIEQHPSFLKVIPEEALKMAEALNEKRRWSYKEDS, encoded by the coding sequence ATGGGATTGTTCAAAAAAAATCCTTTCGGACATATTTTGTTTCTGAAAAAATGGCTGATCAGGGTATTCGGTGTGCTTACGCACCGGCGGTACCGCGGTTTCAACGAATTGCAGATAGAAGGGTCGGAGATCATCAAGGAACTGCCGGATACGGGAGTGTTGTTCGTGTCCAATCACCAAACCTATTTTGCCGATGTGGTAGCCATGTTTCACGTGTTCAACGCCAGTCTTACCCATAGAGTCGATTCTATCAAAAATGTCAGTTATATCTGGAACCCCAAGCTCAATATCTATTATGTGGCCGCAAAAGAAACCATGAAAGCAGGGCTTTTGGCCAGGATCATGGCCTATGCCGGAGCTATTACAGTAGAACGTACATGGCGGGAAAAGGGAAAGGAAATACAACGGGAAGTTAACCTGAGCGATACGGAAAATATAGGCCGGGCACTGGAAGACGGTTGGGTCATCACCTTTCCGCAGGGAACTACAAAACCCTGGAAACCCATACGGAAGGGAACAGCACATATTATCAAGCAATACAAACCGATAGTGATCCCGGTTGTAATAGACGGCTTCAGGCGTTCCTTTGACAAAAAGGGGATCTGGATAAAAAAGAAAGGGATCCTGCAGTCGATGGTTATCAAAGAACCGCTGGAAATAGATTATGAGAACGACAGTGTTGAAACGATCGTGGAACAACTGGAATACGCCATCGAACAACACCCGTCTTTCCTCAAGGTTATACCTGAAGAAGCACTGAAAATGGCAGAGGCCCTGAACGAAAAACGCCGGTGGAGTTATAAGGAGGACAGTTAA